Proteins encoded in a region of the Gloeocapsa sp. DLM2.Bin57 genome:
- a CDS encoding RNB domain-containing ribonuclease has translation MEKGNLIEFRLQGQRRLAVVDRPEGKKDWIVIDQNGHPHKLRPQRVEYTVGGGPYQSEDIPPFLEEVESYLDSSNLELAWELLVEDGEGITPEEMAALLFSEQSPHLCYTAHSLLSEDKIYFKKKGDLYEPRPVSQVQEIKHQQEVEAQRKQEKEAFLNHFKRRLQGEQITWSESDRSRLEILEKYALFPEQSARNALEILNELEQPTNPEQVVNLLIELGWWSKHENLFLRRSSYPAHFSQKVLSVAQTYLNSPPVDPDQNRLDLTHLKVYTIDDESTQEIDDGLSVEQINSDQYRIWIHIADPTRLLSPGDELDLEARRRSTTLYLPTGMISMFPTELATGPMSLVQGKICPALSFGVVLDDAGAVLDYCIHASLIKPTYRLTYEDVDEMLQLNIAAEPEITNLGASAKKRQQWRTQQGSINILMPESSIKVTTEDEIIIKLLDNSLSRQLVAEMMILAGEVGGRYCQDHNLPVPFRSQPQPELPSEQELIILPPGPVRYCALRRCMPRSEISLNPGRHASLGLNSYIQVTSPIRRYTDLLAHFQLKAYLRGDPLPFSEDKMQEILFSVIDSVKEASSVERQTNRYWSLEFLRRQPEGVWQVLVLRWLREDENLALVMLEDLGIELPHRFEKNVSLGDRLELQVIRVDPYRDEIRFRELTQANV, from the coding sequence GTGGAAAAGGGAAACCTCATTGAATTTCGACTACAAGGACAACGTCGTCTAGCAGTAGTAGATCGCCCAGAAGGGAAAAAAGACTGGATAGTAATTGACCAAAATGGTCACCCCCATAAATTACGCCCCCAACGAGTAGAATATACTGTAGGAGGTGGTCCTTATCAATCAGAAGATATACCCCCATTTTTAGAAGAGGTAGAATCCTATCTAGATTCTTCTAACCTAGAATTAGCTTGGGAATTACTAGTAGAAGATGGAGAAGGGATAACACCAGAAGAGATGGCGGCTCTGTTATTCTCGGAACAATCACCCCACCTGTGTTATACTGCTCATAGTTTATTATCAGAAGATAAAATCTACTTTAAGAAAAAAGGTGATCTCTACGAGCCTCGTCCAGTGAGTCAAGTTCAAGAAATAAAACACCAACAAGAAGTAGAAGCACAAAGAAAACAAGAAAAAGAAGCATTTCTTAATCACTTTAAGAGAAGGCTTCAGGGAGAACAGATAACCTGGTCAGAAAGCGATCGCTCTCGTTTAGAAATACTAGAAAAATACGCTTTATTTCCAGAACAGTCAGCGCGCAATGCTTTAGAGATTCTTAACGAACTAGAACAACCCACAAACCCAGAGCAAGTTGTTAACCTACTAATAGAACTAGGTTGGTGGAGTAAACACGAAAATTTATTTCTGCGACGCAGTTCTTACCCCGCCCATTTCTCACAAAAGGTTCTTTCTGTGGCGCAAACATACCTTAACTCACCTCCTGTAGATCCAGACCAAAACCGTTTAGATTTAACCCATCTCAAGGTTTACACCATAGATGATGAAAGTACCCAAGAAATTGACGACGGTTTAAGTGTAGAACAGATTAACTCTGACCAATATAGAATCTGGATACATATCGCTGACCCCACTAGGTTACTTTCTCCTGGAGATGAACTAGATTTAGAAGCTAGACGGAGAAGTACTACTCTCTATCTACCCACGGGAATGATTTCTATGTTTCCTACTGAACTAGCTACAGGACCAATGAGTTTAGTACAGGGTAAAATCTGTCCCGCTTTGAGTTTTGGTGTAGTGTTAGATGATGCAGGAGCAGTGTTAGATTATTGTATTCATGCTAGTTTAATCAAGCCTACCTATCGTCTGACCTATGAAGACGTAGATGAGATGTTGCAATTGAACATAGCAGCAGAACCAGAAATTACTAATTTAGGCGCTTCGGCGAAAAAACGCCAACAATGGCGCACCCAACAGGGTTCTATCAATATTTTAATGCCTGAATCTTCGATTAAAGTAACTACTGAAGATGAAATTATTATTAAGTTATTAGATAACTCTCTTTCTCGTCAACTAGTAGCAGAAATGATGATTCTCGCAGGAGAAGTGGGAGGACGCTACTGTCAGGATCATAATTTACCCGTTCCTTTTCGCAGCCAACCCCAACCTGAACTACCTTCAGAACAAGAATTAATCATCTTACCACCAGGACCTGTAAGGTATTGTGCTCTACGTCGTTGTATGCCAAGGAGCGAAATTAGTCTTAATCCTGGTCGTCACGCTAGTTTAGGGTTAAATAGTTATATTCAGGTCACCTCTCCTATTCGTCGTTATACCGATTTACTGGCACATTTTCAACTCAAAGCCTATTTAAGGGGAGATCCTTTACCTTTTTCTGAAGATAAAATGCAGGAAATTCTCTTTAGTGTAATTGATTCAGTGAAAGAAGCTTCTAGTGTGGAACGTCAAACTAATCGTTATTGGAGTCTAGAATTTTTGCGTCGTCAACCCGAGGGAGTCTGGCAAGTTTTGGTCTTACGTTGGTTACGAGAAGATGAAAATCTCGCCTTGGTAATGTTAGAAGATCTCGGTATAGAATTACCTCATCGTTTTGAAAAAAATGTCTCTTTAGGCGATCGCCTAGAATTACAGGTTATCCGCGTTGATCCTTATCGCGATGAAATTCGCTTTCGGGAATTAACCCAAGCCAATGTGTAA
- the rpsR gene encoding 30S ribosomal protein S18 — translation MAYFRKRLSPIKPSDPIDYKDLELLRKFITERGKILPRRITGLTAKQQRDLTTAIKRARMLALLPFINAEG, via the coding sequence ATGGCTTATTTTCGTAAACGTCTATCTCCAATCAAACCAAGCGATCCCATAGATTATAAAGATCTAGAACTATTGCGCAAATTCATCACCGAACGCGGTAAAATACTACCACGTCGAATCACAGGGTTAACAGCCAAACAACAAAGAGATCTAACCACAGCCATCAAAAGGGCTAGAATGCTAGCTTTATTACCGTTTATCAACGCAGAAGGCTAA
- the rpmG gene encoding 50S ribosomal protein L33 — protein MASKKGARIVITLECTECRSNNNKRSPGVSRYTTMKNRRNTTGRIELKKFCTHCNKHTVHKEIK, from the coding sequence ATGGCAAGCAAAAAAGGTGCTCGAATAGTTATTACTCTAGAATGCACCGAGTGTCGTAGTAATAATAACAAGCGATCGCCCGGTGTGTCTCGTTACACAACCATGAAGAATCGTCGCAATACCACAGGAAGAATAGAACTAAAAAAATTCTGTACTCACTGTAATAAACACACCGTCCACAAAGAAATCAAATAA
- the fumC gene encoding class II fumarate hydratase, producing the protein MSEFRTETDSLGEVQVEKDKLWGAQTQRSLEHFSIGDDLIPKEMILSYAVLKKAAAIVNHQDGRLPDQQKNLICQVCDEILAGQHHEMFPLHVWMTGSGTQFNMNVNEVISNRCCQLAGTELGSKIPVHPNDHVNMSQSSNDSFPSAMYIAAAQGTKEHLIPSVTALRDLIDAKAKEWQNIVKIGRTHMQDATPLSLGQEFSGYVGLLEDALERLHDSLKGVYRLALGGTAVGTGLNAAPDFAEKAAAAIAELTGLPFITAPNKFTVQGSHDALVMLSGALKTLATSLYKIANDIRLLSCGPRCGFHELDIPANEPGSSIMPGKVNPTQCEALTMIAIQVMANDLAVTFGGGSGYLEMNVYKPLMIYNILHSLRILSDGCNNFGRFLVTGMKPNEKQIQAFVERSLMLVTALSPIIGYDKASQVAHYALEHDLTLKEAALKLGFISSDKFDEVVDPIKMIHPYVPQ; encoded by the coding sequence ATGAGCGAATTTCGTACGGAAACAGACAGCTTGGGAGAAGTCCAAGTGGAGAAAGACAAACTATGGGGCGCACAAACTCAACGCTCACTTGAACATTTTAGCATTGGAGACGACTTAATCCCAAAAGAGATGATTCTTTCCTACGCGGTGCTTAAAAAAGCCGCAGCCATTGTCAATCATCAAGATGGTCGTTTGCCAGACCAACAAAAAAACTTAATTTGTCAAGTTTGTGATGAAATTCTGGCGGGTCAACACCATGAAATGTTCCCTTTGCACGTTTGGATGACCGGTAGCGGAACTCAGTTCAATATGAACGTTAACGAAGTGATTTCTAACCGCTGTTGTCAATTAGCCGGAACCGAGTTAGGCAGTAAAATCCCTGTGCATCCGAACGATCATGTCAATATGTCTCAGTCTTCTAATGATTCCTTTCCTTCTGCTATGTATATTGCGGCAGCCCAAGGCACGAAAGAACACTTAATCCCCTCTGTAACAGCTTTACGGGATTTAATCGATGCTAAGGCGAAAGAGTGGCAAAATATTGTTAAAATTGGTCGTACTCATATGCAGGATGCGACCCCGTTAAGTTTAGGACAAGAATTTTCCGGTTATGTGGGACTATTAGAAGATGCTCTGGAACGATTGCATGACAGCCTAAAAGGAGTTTATCGTTTAGCCTTAGGAGGAACAGCCGTTGGGACGGGACTTAACGCAGCACCGGATTTTGCTGAAAAAGCCGCGGCCGCCATTGCTGAGCTCACTGGATTACCTTTTATAACTGCTCCCAATAAGTTTACAGTGCAGGGTTCCCATGATGCTTTAGTCATGCTCAGTGGAGCTCTGAAAACTCTTGCTACCTCCCTTTATAAAATTGCCAATGATATTCGTTTGCTCAGTTGTGGACCTCGCTGTGGTTTTCACGAACTGGATATTCCCGCCAACGAACCAGGATCTTCTATTATGCCTGGGAAAGTTAATCCAACGCAATGCGAAGCATTAACGATGATTGCGATACAAGTAATGGCTAACGATTTGGCGGTGACTTTTGGTGGAGGAAGCGGTTATCTAGAAATGAATGTTTATAAACCCTTAATGATTTATAATATCCTACATTCTCTCCGCATTTTGTCCGATGGCTGTAATAATTTTGGACGTTTTTTGGTGACAGGCATGAAACCCAACGAAAAGCAAATTCAAGCGTTCGTTGAAAGATCCTTGATGTTAGTAACCGCCCTAAGTCCAATTATTGGCTACGATAAAGCTTCCCAAGTAGCCCATTATGCTCTTGAGCATGATTTAACCCTCAAAGAAGCCGCTCTAAAGTTAGGATTTATTAGCTCTGATAAATTTGATGAGGTAGTCGATCCTATCAAGATGATTCATCCCTATGTCCCTCAATGA
- a CDS encoding NAD-dependent malic enzyme, whose protein sequence is MNKKSIELLNDPSLNKSTAFTEAERQALGLVGLVPDVTETEDLQLRRVMLQLGHKTTDLDRYIYLMNLLDHDETLFYRTIMSDPARFLPIVYDPTIGEACLKFGHIFRGPKGMYLSITRRGHVQEVLRNWPVKDVRFICVTDGGRILGLGDLGANGMGIPIGKLQLYTAAAGVPPQVLLPMYLDAGTNNETYLNDPLYLGLRQTRPSTEDLFSFVDEFVEAVQEVFPRCCIHFEDWTGVDAVHLLERYRDKVCCYNDDVQGTAGIAVAGLVNAMKITGKQFRDQRILFLGAGSAGIGIANLIVSTMVQEGLSLKDAQSQIFLFDVNGLLESTRTDLVDFQLPYAHDNPPLKDFVEAIKLIKPTVIIGVSTIGKAFTQQVVEAMSEINERPIIFALSNPTDHAECTAEQAYNWSKGKALYAAGVQFAPVQYQGQTFLPGQANNFYIFPAVGMAIYATQAQRVTDEMFIEAARAVADLVTAEQLKQGLLYPLQSNILETEIQTAVRVAKLVFDRGLAGVEQPQDIEAFIRSHVYEPKYQKLV, encoded by the coding sequence ATGAACAAAAAAAGCATTGAACTTCTTAATGACCCCTCCCTCAATAAATCAACTGCTTTCACCGAAGCAGAACGGCAAGCTTTAGGGTTAGTTGGGTTAGTTCCGGATGTCACCGAGACAGAAGACTTACAGTTGCGTCGCGTAATGTTACAATTGGGACATAAAACAACTGATTTAGACCGCTACATTTATTTAATGAACTTGCTTGACCATGACGAAACCCTATTTTATCGAACAATTATGTCCGATCCAGCACGGTTTTTGCCCATTGTCTATGATCCAACCATTGGCGAAGCCTGTCTCAAATTTGGACATATTTTTCGCGGACCAAAAGGGATGTATCTATCCATTACTCGCCGAGGTCATGTCCAAGAAGTTCTGCGCAACTGGCCAGTTAAAGACGTACGCTTTATTTGCGTGACAGACGGAGGACGTATTCTAGGATTAGGAGATCTTGGGGCTAATGGCATGGGGATTCCCATTGGCAAGTTGCAACTCTATACAGCGGCAGCAGGAGTGCCTCCACAAGTTCTCCTACCCATGTATTTAGATGCAGGAACAAATAATGAAACTTATCTTAATGATCCTCTCTATCTAGGCTTACGTCAGACCCGTCCTTCTACAGAAGATTTGTTTTCCTTTGTCGATGAATTTGTCGAAGCCGTACAAGAAGTGTTTCCTAGGTGCTGTATCCATTTTGAAGACTGGACGGGAGTAGATGCTGTTCATTTGTTAGAACGCTATCGAGATAAGGTATGTTGTTACAACGACGACGTACAGGGAACAGCGGGCATTGCCGTGGCCGGTTTAGTTAATGCCATGAAGATTACGGGCAAACAGTTTAGAGACCAGCGTATTCTGTTTTTGGGAGCAGGTTCAGCAGGGATTGGCATTGCTAATTTAATTGTTTCGACTATGGTACAAGAAGGATTATCTCTTAAAGATGCTCAATCACAGATATTCTTGTTTGATGTAAACGGACTTTTAGAGTCAACTCGCACCGATTTAGTGGATTTTCAGCTTCCCTATGCCCATGACAATCCTCCCCTCAAAGATTTTGTCGAGGCAATTAAACTGATTAAACCTACTGTGATTATAGGGGTAAGCACCATCGGTAAAGCCTTCACTCAGCAAGTTGTCGAAGCGATGTCTGAGATCAATGAACGCCCGATCATTTTTGCCCTTTCTAACCCAACGGATCATGCTGAATGTACCGCAGAACAGGCGTATAACTGGTCAAAAGGAAAAGCGCTTTACGCAGCCGGAGTTCAATTTGCTCCCGTTCAATATCAAGGTCAAACGTTTTTACCAGGCCAAGCCAATAATTTTTATATTTTTCCAGCAGTGGGAATGGCCATCTATGCTACCCAAGCGCAACGAGTCACAGATGAGATGTTTATCGAAGCAGCCCGTGCTGTAGCTGATTTAGTGACTGCTGAACAGTTAAAACAAGGACTGCTCTATCCCCTCCAGTCCAACATATTAGAAACAGAAATTCAGACAGCCGTTCGAGTGGCCAAATTAGTGTTTGATAGAGGTCTGGCAGGAGTTGAGCAACCCCAAGATATTGAAGCATTTATTCGCAGCCACGTTTACGAGCCGAAGTACCAGAAACTGGTATAG